Proteins encoded together in one Peribacillus asahii window:
- a CDS encoding NRDE family protein, with amino-acid sequence MCLINFAYKMDSRYDLVVAANRDEFYERPTAQASFWEDASHVLAGRDLEKMGTWMGVTKQGRFAALTNYRDPDNESGNMCSRGELVGQFLIGDNQPQQYLQMIQQHRNQYPGFNLIVGDGSSLYYYSNIENEIRLLKPGLYGLSNHLLDTPWPKVRKGKEGLERCLKGSTETLKDCLFSSLQYADPAPDEELPNTGVSLEWERKLSPLFIQTPDYGTRSSTVLFMTDKNVRFVERMFKEREYKEREFMFEIER; translated from the coding sequence ATGTGTTTGATAAATTTCGCTTATAAAATGGATTCACGGTATGACTTAGTTGTTGCTGCCAATCGGGATGAATTTTATGAAAGACCGACCGCACAGGCGTCTTTTTGGGAAGATGCATCGCATGTGTTGGCAGGCAGGGATTTAGAAAAAATGGGAACATGGATGGGAGTCACTAAACAAGGTCGTTTTGCGGCCCTTACCAATTATCGTGACCCAGATAATGAAAGTGGCAATATGTGTTCTCGTGGAGAATTAGTTGGTCAATTCTTAATAGGGGACAATCAGCCTCAACAGTATTTGCAAATGATTCAACAGCATCGAAATCAATATCCTGGATTTAACCTAATAGTGGGGGATGGAAGTTCCCTTTACTATTATTCGAACATAGAAAATGAAATTCGCTTGTTAAAACCTGGACTGTATGGACTGAGCAATCATTTGTTGGATACGCCGTGGCCAAAAGTACGTAAAGGAAAAGAAGGCTTGGAAAGATGTTTGAAAGGTTCAACTGAAACATTGAAAGACTGCTTATTCTCGAGCTTGCAATATGCGGACCCTGCCCCAGATGAAGAATTGCCAAATACGGGTGTTTCTTTAGAATGGGAACGAAAGCTTTCTCCGCTATTTATTCAAACTCCGGATTATGGAACAAGGTCATCTACTGTTTTGTTTATGACTGATAAGAATGTTCGATTTGTAGAACGAATGTTTAAGGAGAGAGAATATAAGGAGAGGGAATTTATGTTTGAAATTGAACGGTAA
- a CDS encoding GntR family transcriptional regulator: MFELDVRSRKPIYEQLMDKLKELIITEVLKENERLPSVRTLAQQLTINPNTIQKAFRQLEMEGFIYTLPGKGSFVSPANRVRDTAKEQKLKAELAKIVSEALYLGIDVEEIYQIIEQTRAGIRGDHHD, encoded by the coding sequence ATGTTTGAGTTAGATGTTCGCAGCAGAAAGCCAATTTACGAACAGTTGATGGATAAGTTAAAAGAGCTAATCATCACAGAAGTGCTGAAGGAAAATGAACGGTTGCCTTCAGTTAGAACGTTAGCTCAACAATTAACAATCAATCCCAATACGATTCAAAAGGCATTTAGACAGTTGGAAATGGAGGGGTTCATTTATACGCTTCCAGGGAAGGGGAGCTTTGTTTCACCAGCGAATAGGGTGAGAGATACAGCAAAGGAACAGAAGCTTAAGGCAGAGCTTGCTAAGATTGTGAGTGAGGCTCTTTATTTAGGTATCGATGTCGAAGAAATTTATCAAATTATTGAACAAACACGGGCTGGAATAAGGGGGGATCATCATGATTGA
- a CDS encoding ABC transporter ATP-binding protein, protein MEKELLRVENLTTSFCIDDQYYAAVDDLSFTVHENEIVAIVGESGCGKSALALSIMQLHDKKRTKSEGSIIYKGTNLLNAAESKLNKVRGRHISMIFQEPLTALNPLMTVGKQIEESLHYHTDLSKKQQKAKTFTLLEQVGIPYPKRTYKQYPHELSGGMRQRVMIAIAVACSPSLVIADEPTTALDVTIQAQILDLLKDIQQKTKMGIIFITHDLGVVAEIADQVIVMYAGQIVEKGSVKTILERPLHPYTKSLLYSIPTVTKEKSRLHVIQGMVPPIAKINRSGCRFKERIPWISVQSHAQFPRLHEVEPGHFVRCTCYKQFHFPEEGGTAIR, encoded by the coding sequence ATGGAAAAGGAACTCCTGCGAGTAGAAAACCTAACAACCTCATTTTGTATTGATGATCAATATTATGCAGCTGTTGACGATTTATCTTTTACCGTTCATGAAAATGAAATTGTTGCCATTGTAGGAGAGTCCGGCTGCGGTAAGAGTGCACTTGCTTTGTCTATTATGCAATTGCACGATAAAAAGCGAACAAAATCAGAAGGTTCTATTATATATAAAGGGACAAACTTATTGAATGCAGCAGAATCGAAGTTAAATAAAGTTCGCGGTCGACATATTAGCATGATTTTTCAAGAGCCGTTAACGGCATTAAATCCCCTTATGACAGTTGGTAAACAAATAGAAGAAAGTCTTCATTATCATACAGATTTATCAAAGAAACAGCAAAAAGCTAAAACGTTTACTCTGCTTGAACAAGTCGGGATTCCGTATCCAAAACGCACCTATAAGCAATATCCTCATGAATTGTCAGGAGGAATGCGACAAAGAGTGATGATTGCAATTGCCGTAGCTTGTTCTCCTTCCCTTGTTATTGCCGATGAACCAACCACTGCACTAGATGTAACCATCCAAGCACAAATTCTAGATTTATTAAAAGACATTCAACAAAAAACAAAGATGGGTATTATTTTTATTACCCATGATTTAGGCGTTGTCGCAGAGATTGCCGATCAAGTGATTGTTATGTATGCGGGACAAATTGTTGAAAAAGGAAGTGTAAAAACAATATTGGAGAGGCCGCTTCATCCCTATACGAAGTCTTTGCTTTACTCTATCCCTACTGTGACGAAAGAAAAGAGTCGATTGCATGTCATTCAAGGGATGGTGCCGCCTATTGCGAAAATTAACAGAAGCGGCTGTCGGTTTAAAGAGAGGATTCCATGGATTTCTGTGCAATCGCATGCGCAATTTCCGAGGCTGCATGAAGTGGAACCAGGTCATTTTGTTCGCTGCACTTGTTATAAACAGTTTCACTTTCCGGAAGAAGGAGGTACAGCGATTCGATGA
- a CDS encoding ABC transporter permease: MNVNTEKHGQSIQITPSGRQLIWQQMKKDRLAMGSFIFLVSILLFVYSAAFVMDAEEIARINLRALHQPPSLEHWLGTDYGGRDVFGQLIIGTRNSFTISFCITLLTALIGLTTGLVAGYFGGVTDHVVMRIIDFIISLPTTMFIIVLVTIIPEFTIWSFILVMTLFYWTGKARLIRSKVLAERELDYVQASQTLGTPHWKIMFFQIFPNVSSIIIVNFILNLAGNIGLESALTYLGFGLPESTPSLGTLISYARNPDVLEHKWWVWLPASVMILVMMLSINFVGQAIKRATDARQRR; encoded by the coding sequence TTGAACGTAAATACAGAAAAACATGGACAATCTATACAAATAACTCCTTCTGGAAGACAGCTAATTTGGCAGCAAATGAAAAAAGACCGTCTAGCGATGGGTTCGTTCATTTTCTTAGTTTCCATCCTGCTCTTTGTGTACAGCGCAGCTTTTGTTATGGATGCAGAAGAAATTGCCCGAATTAACTTACGAGCTCTTCATCAACCTCCTTCTCTGGAGCATTGGTTAGGGACGGATTATGGAGGACGAGATGTATTTGGTCAATTAATTATTGGAACGCGTAATTCGTTTACGATTAGCTTTTGTATCACATTGTTAACCGCTTTGATTGGGTTAACAACGGGACTTGTGGCTGGTTATTTCGGCGGGGTGACTGACCATGTTGTCATGCGCATTATTGACTTTATCATCTCTTTACCGACGACGATGTTTATTATTGTGTTAGTGACGATTATTCCCGAATTTACAATATGGTCGTTTATTCTAGTGATGACTTTATTTTATTGGACAGGCAAGGCTCGATTGATTCGTTCCAAAGTGTTAGCGGAGCGAGAATTAGATTATGTTCAAGCTTCACAAACGTTAGGAACCCCGCATTGGAAGATTATGTTCTTTCAAATTTTTCCTAATGTAAGTTCGATTATCATCGTGAATTTTATTTTGAATTTAGCAGGGAATATTGGGCTTGAATCAGCTTTAACGTATTTAGGATTTGGGTTGCCAGAAAGTACACCGAGTCTTGGAACTCTCATTAGCTATGCAAGAAATCCGGATGTGTTAGAGCATAAATGGTGGGTATGGCTGCCAGCTTCCGTCATGATTCTTGTGATGATGTTAAGTATCAATTTTGTCGGTCAAGCGATTAAACGTGCGACGGACGCTAGACAAAGAAGATAA
- a CDS encoding M42 family metallopeptidase, whose protein sequence is MIDENEIVSYIKELVTIPSPSGYTEEAIAYVAAFMKRNHVSYQLTNKGALLATIQGKDQNRHRLLTAHVDTLGAMVKEIKPNGRLKLAMIGGFRWNSVEGEYCTIHTTEGKAYTGTILIHQTSVHVYKNAGEVKRDEEAIEVRIDEVVKSQAETEALGISVGDFVSFEPRVEVTESGFIKSRHLDDKASVGILLHIMERIQTGAISLSHTTHFLISNNEEIGYGGNSNIPAEVVEYIAVDMGAIGDGQATDEYSVSICAKDSSGPYHYKLRQHLVSLAKAHAIDYRVDIYPYYGSDASAAIRAGHDIVHGLIGPGIDASHAFERTHTSSLKHTAHLLAHYLQSDLVI, encoded by the coding sequence ATAATTGATGAAAACGAAATTGTTTCCTACATAAAAGAATTAGTTACTATTCCAAGTCCATCGGGGTATACAGAGGAGGCAATCGCTTATGTTGCTGCGTTTATGAAAAGAAATCATGTTTCGTATCAGCTAACGAATAAAGGGGCTTTGCTGGCGACGATACAAGGGAAGGACCAGAATAGACATCGTTTGTTGACGGCCCATGTGGATACATTAGGTGCGATGGTAAAAGAAATCAAACCGAATGGCCGCTTGAAATTAGCGATGATTGGAGGATTTCGCTGGAATTCCGTTGAAGGGGAATATTGTACAATCCACACCACAGAAGGGAAGGCGTATACAGGAACGATTTTAATTCATCAGACATCTGTTCATGTGTATAAAAATGCAGGAGAGGTGAAGCGTGATGAAGAAGCCATCGAGGTACGGATTGATGAAGTCGTGAAATCCCAAGCTGAAACAGAAGCCCTCGGTATTTCTGTTGGAGATTTTGTTTCATTTGAACCGCGTGTAGAAGTAACAGAGAGCGGTTTTATTAAATCTCGTCATTTAGATGACAAAGCAAGTGTCGGCATTTTGCTTCATATCATGGAGCGCATTCAAACGGGAGCCATTTCTTTATCACATACGACGCATTTTCTCATTTCAAATAATGAAGAGATTGGGTATGGAGGAAATTCGAATATTCCAGCTGAAGTCGTTGAATACATAGCGGTTGATATGGGAGCAATTGGAGACGGGCAAGCGACGGATGAGTATAGCGTCTCCATTTGTGCCAAAGATTCATCAGGACCGTATCATTATAAGCTGCGTCAACATCTTGTATCTTTAGCGAAGGCTCATGCGATTGATTATCGAGTCGATATTTACCCGTATTATGGTTCTGATGCGTCCGCAGCGATTCGAGCCGGACATGATATTGTACATGGATTAATTGGTCCTGGAATTGATGCGTCTCATGCATTTGAGCGGACACATACTTCTTCGTTAAAGCATACAGCCCATTTACTTGCGCATTATTTACAGTCGGATTTGGTTATTTAA
- the opp4B gene encoding oligopeptide ABC transporter permease — MWKFIVRRLLMMIPQLFILSVLVFMMAKAMPGDALGGREIDPRANPDVIEAQREKMGLNDPWYEQYIRWVSNVSKGDWGVSYTHKVQVTDVIEDRIWNTVNLALLTLIFTYLIAIPLGLISGRYSDSWIDKVITGYTYIGFATPMFIFAIIMLFVFGFSLDLFPTGGSVNPTVEEGTFAYVLSKINHMILPAFSTAIVSTTVIIQYLRNEVIDNKMKDFVRTAKAKGVPETNIYTHHVLRNSFLPIAAFLGYEITGLVGGAVIIETIFNYPGIGQLFLSSVHARDFSVVTAVVMMTGFATLLGTLLSDIILSIVDPRIRID; from the coding sequence ATGTGGAAATTTATTGTACGCCGGTTATTGATGATGATTCCGCAGTTATTTATTTTAAGTGTTCTTGTATTTATGATGGCTAAAGCAATGCCGGGTGATGCTTTAGGAGGAAGAGAAATTGATCCGCGAGCTAATCCAGATGTGATTGAAGCACAGCGAGAAAAGATGGGATTAAATGATCCTTGGTATGAACAATATATTCGATGGGTGAGCAATGTTTCAAAGGGAGATTGGGGAGTATCGTACACACATAAAGTACAAGTAACGGATGTGATTGAAGACCGAATCTGGAATACAGTGAATTTGGCTCTCTTGACTTTAATTTTTACGTATTTAATCGCTATACCACTTGGGTTAATAAGTGGACGGTACAGCGATTCATGGATTGATAAAGTGATTACAGGTTATACGTATATAGGCTTTGCGACTCCTATGTTTATCTTTGCGATTATTATGCTCTTTGTATTCGGTTTTTCCCTTGATTTATTTCCGACGGGGGGAAGCGTTAATCCTACAGTGGAAGAAGGGACGTTTGCCTATGTACTAAGTAAAATTAATCATATGATTTTACCAGCGTTTAGTACGGCAATTGTTTCTACAACGGTTATCATTCAATATTTGAGGAATGAAGTCATTGATAATAAAATGAAGGATTTTGTTCGAACAGCAAAAGCGAAAGGCGTACCAGAAACAAATATTTATACTCATCATGTATTACGAAACTCTTTTTTACCGATTGCGGCTTTTTTAGGCTATGAAATTACGGGCTTAGTGGGTGGAGCGGTAATTATTGAGACGATTTTTAATTATCCAGGCATCGGTCAATTATTTCTGAGCTCTGTTCATGCCCGTGATTTTAGTGTTGTTACCGCAGTTGTCATGATGACTGGCTTTGCTACCCTATTGGGGACTCTTCTGTCCGATATTATTCTAAGTATAGTCGATCCGCGTATACGGATTGACTAA
- the yidC gene encoding membrane protein insertase YidC — MVAVIFTSLLSGCSLTDNDAGMFHTFLVNPIISLLDFNATLFHGNYGWSIVLMTVIIRLLIMPLTAKQYKTQQVMKSKMDALKPEMTTLQEKIKSTTDATKKAELQREMMQLYQKHGVNPLNMGCLPMLIQMPILMGVYYAIKSSHEIATHSFLWFNLGQANIVMALIAGVIYYLQFKFSLHQMPTEQQQQMKFMGLLSPIMILFISFSAPAALPLYWSVGGLFLIGQSMLFNRIYKKQPANQSTETTLEKS; from the coding sequence ATGGTAGCTGTAATCTTTACATCACTGCTTTCAGGATGCTCACTCACTGACAATGATGCCGGAATGTTTCATACATTCTTGGTGAATCCAATCATATCTCTTTTAGATTTTAACGCGACTTTATTTCATGGTAACTACGGGTGGAGCATTGTGCTCATGACGGTAATCATTCGTCTCTTAATTATGCCGCTTACCGCGAAACAGTATAAAACACAACAGGTGATGAAAAGTAAGATGGACGCCCTAAAACCTGAGATGACGACGCTTCAAGAGAAGATAAAATCAACAACAGATGCGACAAAAAAAGCAGAACTACAACGAGAAATGATGCAGCTCTATCAAAAACACGGCGTAAATCCTTTAAATATGGGATGCTTGCCGATGCTTATTCAAATGCCGATTCTAATGGGCGTTTATTACGCGATTAAAAGCTCTCACGAAATCGCGACACATAGCTTTCTTTGGTTTAACCTTGGTCAAGCTAATATTGTTATGGCCCTTATTGCGGGGGTTATTTATTACTTGCAATTCAAATTTTCTTTACATCAAATGCCTACAGAACAGCAGCAACAAATGAAATTCATGGGACTGCTTTCTCCCATTATGATTCTATTTATTTCATTCTCTGCTCCAGCCGCTCTCCCTCTATACTGGTCAGTCGGCGGACTTTTCTTAATTGGGCAATCTATGTTGTTCAATCGAATCTATAAAAAACAGCCTGCAAACCAATCGACTGAAACAACATTGGAAAAAAGCTAA
- a CDS encoding ABC transporter ATP-binding protein has translation MIECKQVTKLYEKKEAVHDLNIAIAAGSIFGLLGSNGAGKTTLLKMLAGILEQDAGDIQIDQQPVFENKRLKNRCVFIPDTPYFLSNYTILQMAQFYSRMYSNWNEERFTQLQEVFQLPIHSKTHRLSKGMQRQVAFWLALSTMPDVLILDEPFDGLDPVMRQNVRQLLIQDVAEREMTIIISSHNLREIEDLADHVAILHQGRIILEKELDDLKADVHKVQFAFKDKIPTGLYRGLHILHKEKRGSVVICIIKGNGEGIADHFHLYQPDIFDMLPLTLEEIFIYEMGDVGYAIQNVLD, from the coding sequence ATGATTGAATGTAAACAAGTAACGAAGTTGTATGAAAAGAAGGAAGCGGTTCATGACTTAAATATAGCGATTGCAGCAGGGTCAATTTTTGGATTGCTTGGTTCAAACGGGGCTGGAAAAACAACGCTCTTAAAAATGCTAGCGGGTATTCTGGAGCAGGATGCAGGAGATATTCAGATTGATCAGCAGCCTGTGTTTGAAAACAAACGATTAAAGAATCGATGTGTGTTTATCCCTGATACACCTTATTTTCTTTCTAATTATACGATTTTACAGATGGCTCAATTTTATAGCCGGATGTACAGTAACTGGAACGAAGAGCGTTTTACTCAATTGCAAGAAGTGTTTCAACTTCCTATACATAGTAAAACCCATCGTCTGTCAAAAGGGATGCAAAGGCAAGTCGCTTTTTGGTTAGCGTTATCAACAATGCCGGATGTGTTAATTTTAGATGAACCATTTGATGGGTTAGATCCGGTTATGCGTCAAAATGTTAGACAGCTTTTGATTCAAGATGTAGCGGAACGTGAAATGACGATTATCATCTCTTCGCATAATTTACGTGAAATTGAAGATTTAGCGGACCATGTGGCGATTTTACATCAAGGGAGAATTATTCTTGAGAAAGAATTGGATGATTTGAAAGCCGATGTACATAAAGTTCAATTTGCTTTTAAAGATAAAATTCCAACCGGGTTGTATCGCGGCTTGCACATTTTACATAAAGAAAAACGAGGCAGCGTCGTGATTTGTATTATAAAAGGAAATGGAGAAGGAATTGCGGATCATTTTCATTTGTATCAGCCGGATATTTTCGATATGCTGCCGCTGACGTTAGAAGAAATCTTTATCTATGAAATGGGGGATGTTGGGTATGCCATCCAAAACGTCCTCGATTAA
- the opp4A gene encoding oligopeptide ABC transporter substrate-binding protein — MNAKGYQVLCTFISFILVAACQSGQKMEEVHQEVAGVRTSQTFLTKTTNTANALEGGHLNYGLVADSPFEGILNGVFFENAYDAEILQFFDEALLATDENSQFTQEGAATYEMSKDYKTMTITIRAGVKWHDGNPVTGEDLEFAYLTIGHPDYNGSRYDTTFQNIVGMDDYHAGKAERISGIKVAGNRVSLTFKEANPSILTGVWTYPLHKKYLGDIPVAQMSASAKIRQHPIGFGPFKVKKIVQGEAIEFEAFDDYWKGKPKLDRISLSVVNSTTAVKALQAGKIDVAKISADLYEGAKKLTNVNLLGQMESTYTYIGFKLGHYDLDKKENVMGGTKLSDKRVRQAIGYAINNDEVGRFLYKGLRFQANTVIPPTQPNYYDTSLAGYTYNPEKAKKLLDEAGYVDRNGDGFREDPKGKEFVLNFASMAGGDAAEPLARYYIQQWRDMGLHVQLLEGRLHEFNSFYDRLKKDDQKIDLYQAAFGVGSDPDPSGLWARDAAFNYTRWVNEKNDELLQKGVSVEAFNNEYRAEVYKEWQALIKEEAPLIPTLFRYGFLGVNERVRDLELEAGSVHVDWSKVAVTAEKPIK; from the coding sequence ATGAACGCTAAAGGCTATCAAGTATTATGTACATTCATAAGCTTCATATTAGTAGCAGCTTGTCAATCGGGACAAAAGATGGAGGAAGTCCATCAAGAAGTGGCAGGTGTTAGAACGAGTCAGACGTTTTTAACAAAAACAACGAACACAGCCAATGCACTTGAAGGTGGTCATTTGAATTATGGTTTAGTCGCAGACAGTCCGTTCGAAGGAATATTAAATGGAGTTTTTTTTGAAAATGCGTATGACGCGGAAATCTTGCAATTTTTTGATGAAGCGTTGCTCGCGACAGATGAGAATTCGCAATTTACTCAAGAGGGTGCCGCGACATATGAAATGTCTAAAGACTATAAAACGATGACGATTACGATTCGAGCCGGTGTTAAGTGGCATGATGGCAACCCTGTAACAGGGGAAGATTTAGAGTTTGCTTATTTAACAATTGGTCACCCTGATTATAACGGATCGCGCTATGATACAACTTTTCAAAATATTGTTGGAATGGATGACTATCACGCAGGAAAAGCAGAGCGTATCTCTGGTATTAAAGTGGCTGGAAATCGGGTTTCGTTAACCTTTAAAGAAGCCAATCCATCGATTTTAACAGGGGTGTGGACGTATCCGCTTCATAAAAAGTATCTAGGGGATATTCCAGTCGCACAAATGTCCGCTTCTGCGAAAATCCGTCAACATCCAATCGGTTTTGGACCATTTAAAGTAAAGAAAATTGTTCAGGGGGAAGCGATTGAGTTTGAAGCTTTTGATGATTATTGGAAAGGAAAGCCGAAGCTTGATCGTATTTCTCTATCTGTTGTGAACTCAACCACAGCCGTTAAAGCGTTGCAGGCTGGAAAAATTGATGTTGCTAAGATTTCGGCTGACTTGTATGAGGGAGCAAAGAAGTTAACGAATGTCAATCTTCTTGGACAAATGGAATCAACCTATACGTATATCGGTTTTAAGCTAGGTCATTATGATTTAGATAAGAAAGAAAATGTAATGGGCGGAACGAAGTTGTCAGATAAACGTGTTCGCCAGGCAATCGGTTATGCGATTAATAATGATGAAGTCGGACGATTTTTATATAAAGGACTTCGTTTTCAAGCGAATACGGTGATTCCGCCTACACAGCCTAATTATTATGATACAAGTCTTGCAGGGTATACGTATAATCCTGAAAAAGCAAAGAAGTTATTAGATGAAGCAGGTTATGTGGATCGAAATGGTGACGGCTTTCGGGAGGATCCAAAAGGAAAGGAATTTGTACTTAATTTTGCCTCAATGGCTGGTGGAGACGCAGCTGAGCCATTAGCTCGGTACTATATTCAGCAATGGCGGGATATGGGTCTACATGTCCAATTGTTAGAAGGAAGGCTTCATGAGTTTAACTCTTTTTATGATCGCTTGAAAAAAGATGATCAAAAGATTGATTTATATCAAGCCGCTTTTGGTGTTGGTTCGGATCCTGATCCATCCGGCCTGTGGGCAAGAGACGCCGCTTTCAATTATACCCGGTGGGTGAATGAAAAGAATGATGAGCTTTTGCAAAAAGGAGTTTCAGTAGAGGCGTTTAATAACGAGTATCGTGCAGAGGTTTATAAAGAATGGCAAGCATTGATTAAAGAAGAAGCACCGCTTATTCCTACTTTATTTCGCTATGGATTTTTAGGAGTAAACGAACGGGTGCGAGATTTGGAGCTTGAAGCAGGCAGTGTCCATGTAGATTGGTCGAAGGTAGCAGTAACAGCTGAAAAACCAATTAAATAA
- a CDS encoding ABC transporter ATP-binding protein, translating into MTLLKVEDIKVYFPIRGGLFHTVVDHVRAVDGVSFELQQGETYGLVGESGSGKSTTGKAIVKLHQVTAGTITFQGKDLTYLSRGEMKPFRKDIQMIFQDPYSSLNPKKRVLDIIAEPIRNFERVSATEERKIVQQYLERVGLNPDSIYKYPHEFSGGQRQRIGIARSLTLKPKLIIADEPVSALDVSVQAQVLNFLQDLQKEFQLTYLFVGHDLGVIRHMCDRIGVMYRGRLVEEGTSQDIYKNPQHIYTKRLMAAIPDLSPDARGQKIRLRKQVAEEYKQLYSTFFDENGRAYDLKPISATHKVALP; encoded by the coding sequence ATGACGTTGCTAAAAGTAGAAGATATCAAAGTTTATTTTCCAATTCGAGGCGGTTTATTTCATACAGTAGTAGACCATGTTCGGGCGGTGGATGGTGTTTCTTTTGAATTACAGCAAGGAGAAACGTACGGACTTGTTGGCGAGTCGGGAAGCGGCAAATCTACAACAGGAAAGGCTATTGTAAAGCTGCATCAGGTGACTGCTGGAACCATTACGTTTCAAGGCAAAGATCTTACGTATTTGAGCAGAGGAGAAATGAAGCCTTTTCGTAAAGATATTCAAATGATATTTCAAGATCCATATTCCTCTTTAAATCCGAAAAAGCGCGTGCTGGATATCATTGCGGAGCCGATTCGAAATTTTGAACGTGTATCGGCAACGGAAGAGAGAAAAATCGTGCAACAGTATTTAGAAAGAGTGGGGCTAAATCCAGATTCTATTTATAAATATCCACATGAATTTTCGGGTGGACAGCGTCAGCGGATTGGTATCGCTCGTTCTTTAACGTTGAAACCTAAATTGATTATTGCGGATGAACCTGTGTCAGCCTTGGATGTATCCGTCCAAGCACAAGTATTGAACTTTCTTCAAGATTTGCAAAAAGAATTTCAGTTAACTTATTTATTTGTAGGGCATGATCTTGGTGTCATTCGGCATATGTGTGACCGCATTGGTGTGATGTATCGCGGGCGGTTAGTGGAGGAAGGAACGAGTCAAGATATTTACAAAAATCCACAGCATATTTATACGAAACGGTTAATGGCCGCGATTCCCGATTTATCACCTGATGCTCGCGGGCAAAAAATAAGGCTTCGAAAACAGGTAGCTGAAGAATACAAGCAATTGTATTCTACCTTCTTCGATGAAAATGGACGAGCGTATGATTTAAAGCCGATTAGTGCCACACATAAAGTAGCATTGCCATAG